The Pan troglodytes isolate AG18354 chromosome 1, NHGRI_mPanTro3-v2.0_pri, whole genome shotgun sequence genome includes a region encoding these proteins:
- the LOC746844 gene encoding small ubiquitin-related modifier 1-like: MSDQEAKPSTEDLGDKKEGEYIKLKVIGQDSSEIHFKVKMTTHLKKLKESYCQRQGVPMNSLRFLFEGQRIADNHTPKELGMEEEDVIEVYQEQMGGHSTV, from the coding sequence ATGTCTGACCAGGAGGCAAAACCTTCAACTGAGGACTTGGGGGATAAGAAGGAAGGTGAATATATTAAACTCAAAGTCATTGGACAGGATAGCAGTGAGATTCACTTCAAAGTGAAAATGACAACACATCTCAAGAAACTCAAAGAATCATACTGTCAAAGACAGGGCGTTCCAATGAATTCACTCAGGTTTCTCTTTGAGGGTCAGAGAATTGCTGATAATCATACTCCAAAAGAACTGGGAATGGAGGAAGAAGATGTGATTGAAGTTTATCAGGAACAAATGGGGGGTCATTCAACAGTTtag